One genomic window of Paeniglutamicibacter sp. Y32M11 includes the following:
- a CDS encoding GNAT family N-acetyltransferase, with translation MKPVSRFAKPAALDKIMSRGWRALEEEALDGWLARYSGGVTKRANSVLPLLSPADTFLAFEAIEERYARRGLPAIFQISPDAKPVDLDRMLAERGYAKDSPTVVQYLALGEPGPGASSEIDPRIHFADEPSQQWLETWWSVEGPHESAGQTLSQSILARTSSSYVSLVADGRIEAVARLARVGPLGGIYAVATREESRSRGHGRAIVQAVLIEAAARGLDGVWLQVVESNAVARKLYESLGFETISRYHYRVEPLSGS, from the coding sequence GTGAAGCCGGTTTCCCGGTTCGCTAAACCTGCGGCCCTGGACAAGATCATGTCCAGGGGCTGGCGGGCGCTGGAAGAAGAGGCGCTTGACGGTTGGCTCGCCCGCTATTCCGGGGGAGTGACCAAACGGGCTAACTCCGTATTGCCGCTCCTGTCGCCCGCGGATACTTTCCTGGCCTTTGAGGCCATCGAGGAACGATACGCACGCCGAGGCTTGCCCGCGATATTTCAGATCAGCCCCGACGCAAAGCCAGTGGACCTCGACCGGATGCTCGCCGAGCGCGGTTATGCAAAAGATTCGCCCACGGTGGTCCAATACCTGGCACTTGGTGAGCCCGGCCCCGGTGCGAGCTCAGAAATTGATCCTCGTATCCACTTTGCCGATGAACCCAGCCAGCAATGGTTGGAGACCTGGTGGTCCGTCGAGGGGCCTCACGAGTCTGCCGGGCAGACGCTGAGCCAGAGCATCTTGGCCCGCACCTCGTCCAGTTACGTTTCCCTGGTGGCCGATGGACGCATCGAAGCCGTTGCGCGGCTCGCTCGAGTCGGTCCCCTCGGCGGAATCTATGCGGTGGCCACCCGGGAAGAATCCCGATCCCGTGGACACGGCCGGGCCATCGTGCAAGCCGTGCTGATCGAGGCCGCCGCTCGTGGGCTTGACGGTGTTTGGCTGCAAGTCGTTGAATCAAATGCCGTGGCGCGAAAACTTTATGAATCCCTGGGATTCGAAACCATCTCCCGCTATCACTACCGGGTGGAGCCGCTCTCAGGCAGCTGA
- a CDS encoding TetR/AcrR family transcriptional regulator codes for MARPSTPKLSAQAIAASALALVDTHGEFTIPALAKAMAVSPSSLYNHVSSKDDIVELMRGRAMGEIELPGSDGDWIDTLRQIARGYMRSYAKHPKLIPLLTAHTVRDEGTLRVYDLLAEAFRNGGFTPGDSLAAITVLDSFVLGSALDAAAPPQVWESTEERSAAWRAAIDAGQGVENRAEKTFEYGLEILLNGFRQQAGEFQREGLARGTEAATTAGKSHQPDSAA; via the coding sequence ATGGCACGCCCCAGCACTCCCAAACTGTCAGCGCAGGCCATTGCCGCATCAGCGTTGGCGCTGGTAGATACCCACGGCGAGTTCACTATTCCGGCCCTAGCGAAGGCCATGGCCGTTAGCCCGTCCTCGCTCTACAACCATGTTTCGTCCAAGGACGACATCGTTGAATTGATGCGTGGCCGGGCCATGGGGGAAATCGAGCTGCCGGGGTCCGACGGCGATTGGATCGACACACTGAGGCAAATCGCTCGGGGGTACATGCGCTCGTATGCCAAACATCCGAAATTGATTCCCCTGCTGACCGCCCACACCGTACGCGACGAAGGAACCCTGCGGGTCTACGATCTGCTGGCCGAGGCCTTCCGCAACGGTGGGTTTACTCCCGGAGATTCCTTGGCCGCCATCACCGTGCTGGATTCCTTTGTCCTCGGTTCCGCGCTGGATGCGGCCGCCCCGCCGCAGGTATGGGAATCCACCGAAGAAAGGTCCGCGGCCTGGCGTGCGGCCATCGATGCGGGACAAGGAGTCGAAAACCGGGCGGAGAAAACCTTCGAATACGGTCTGGAAATCCTATTGAACGGTTTTCGCCAGCAGGCTGGCGAGTTTCAGCGCGAGGGGCTCGCTCGGGGAACCGAAGCAGCCACAACGGCCGGTAAATCACACCAACCCGACTCAGCTGCCTGA
- a CDS encoding agmatine/peptidylarginine deiminase, whose product MSWIMPAETSAQKRVWMAFPHEGYTLGTTEDAAHAARSTWANVAHAVAEFAPVTMVVDPADTHIAARYLDDRITIRSAELNDAWMRDIGPTFVTNDAGELGAIDWVFNGWGAQSWASWDKDAQIGAAVAAWAGVERIDSSLVNEGGGFHVDGEGTVLATETVQLDPRRNPGMTKAEVEAEFARTIGATKVHWLSRGLTRDAQEFGSRGHVDIVATICSPGTVLVHSQQNPKHPDHTVSQEIIASFTGATDAKGRAFTIVEVPAPVVLRDEEGFVDYSYINHLVINDGVIACTFNDPQDDVALGVLAEAYPGRKVVGVDARELFARGGGIHCITQQEPVVRDTTS is encoded by the coding sequence ATGAGCTGGATTATGCCCGCCGAAACCTCGGCACAGAAGCGCGTCTGGATGGCCTTTCCCCACGAGGGGTACACCCTAGGAACAACCGAAGACGCCGCCCATGCTGCCCGATCAACCTGGGCAAACGTGGCTCATGCTGTGGCAGAATTTGCACCCGTCACCATGGTGGTGGACCCGGCTGACACACATATCGCAGCACGCTACCTGGACGACCGGATTACGATTCGCAGCGCGGAACTCAACGACGCCTGGATGCGTGACATCGGGCCCACCTTCGTCACCAACGATGCGGGGGAGCTGGGTGCGATCGACTGGGTGTTTAACGGTTGGGGTGCCCAGTCCTGGGCCAGCTGGGACAAAGATGCGCAGATCGGTGCCGCCGTCGCCGCGTGGGCCGGAGTTGAGCGCATCGATTCTTCCCTGGTGAACGAGGGAGGAGGCTTCCACGTTGACGGTGAAGGAACGGTGCTAGCGACCGAAACCGTTCAGCTGGATCCACGACGCAACCCCGGCATGACCAAGGCCGAGGTTGAAGCGGAATTCGCCCGCACCATCGGCGCCACGAAGGTTCATTGGCTCTCCCGCGGACTGACACGTGATGCGCAGGAATTTGGTTCCCGCGGCCACGTGGACATCGTGGCAACGATTTGTTCTCCGGGCACCGTCTTGGTCCACTCCCAGCAGAACCCCAAACACCCGGACCACACCGTTAGCCAAGAAATCATCGCCTCCTTTACCGGAGCCACCGACGCTAAGGGTAGGGCCTTCACCATAGTGGAGGTCCCCGCTCCAGTCGTTCTGCGAGATGAAGAAGGCTTCGTCGACTACAGCTACATCAACCACCTGGTCATCAACGATGGGGTGATCGCCTGCACCTTTAACGATCCCCAGGACGACGTGGCCCTTGGTGTCCTGGCCGAGGCCTACCCGGGACGCAAGGTCGTGGGGGTCGACGCCCGCGAGCTCTTTGCCCGTGGTGGCGGCATCCACTGCATCACCCAGCAGGAACCCGTCGTCAGGGACACCACATCATGA
- a CDS encoding amidase: MSPCFSIYEASIEQTLNALNNGSVSAVELVAAHLARIGRFDRSSVRLNAMAVLNPKVFVEAAAADRRRSTADAGSLEGVPFTVKDSYKVAGLTVAAGSPAFKDLVAQADAFTVARLRGAGAVLLGKTTMPPMADGGMQRGVYGRAESPYNTNYLAAAYASGSSNGSGVATAASLGVFGMGEETVSSGRSPASNNGLCAYTPSRGLISIRGNWPLFPTRDVVVPHTRSMDDMFRVLEVIVADDPETTGDFWRAQRAVPLPAASTVRPKDYAALADPAALAGKRFGVPRMYLGEDPAFPIQLRPSVRRLWDSARHRLEALGATVLEVDFPLIEKYEGTTPGGEQLEALGVLPQDWLEQEFNQILAHGWDTFLRENNDPELNRLAQVDHLRIFPAPAGSLPDRYDEVPDYENRYRDVVQQSKDGLLPPEQLPNFAAGLNALETLRAELFERWLREHNLDGVIFPANADVAAADADTNPAAADRAWENGLFFSNGNYAMRHLGIPSVTVAMGVMEDIGMPVGLTFAGPAYTDGAILAWGWAFEAAGTLRAAPVLAPELLSDRHVAGRQSAEPRGGEEPRITIGGEVDPRTYHEGARRLLLSGEIAAAEDAVIVLTVNGEPTLVRRSGNRWNATAILPAAVEPAASGSNPPARILAVIHVVNPDGAAAGDFTEI, translated from the coding sequence ATGAGTCCCTGCTTTAGCATCTATGAAGCCTCCATCGAGCAAACCCTGAACGCACTGAACAACGGAAGTGTCAGTGCCGTGGAACTGGTGGCCGCGCACTTGGCCCGCATCGGGCGCTTCGACCGATCATCCGTACGCCTCAACGCCATGGCCGTGCTGAATCCGAAGGTTTTTGTGGAGGCGGCGGCCGCCGATCGACGGCGCAGCACCGCTGATGCCGGCTCCTTGGAAGGCGTGCCGTTCACGGTGAAGGACAGCTACAAGGTCGCCGGGCTGACCGTGGCAGCCGGTTCGCCGGCCTTCAAAGATCTCGTGGCGCAGGCCGATGCCTTCACCGTGGCTCGCCTGCGCGGCGCCGGGGCAGTGCTGTTGGGTAAAACGACGATGCCGCCCATGGCCGATGGCGGCATGCAACGAGGTGTGTACGGGCGGGCAGAAAGCCCCTACAACACCAACTATCTGGCGGCAGCCTACGCATCGGGATCCTCCAACGGCTCGGGTGTCGCCACGGCGGCCAGCCTGGGGGTCTTCGGGATGGGGGAGGAAACGGTGTCCTCGGGCCGCAGCCCGGCCTCCAATAATGGTTTGTGCGCCTACACCCCCTCGCGCGGACTGATCTCCATCCGCGGCAACTGGCCACTGTTCCCCACCCGCGATGTGGTGGTCCCGCACACCCGTTCCATGGATGACATGTTCCGGGTGCTGGAGGTGATCGTCGCCGATGACCCGGAAACCACCGGGGACTTCTGGCGTGCGCAAAGGGCCGTGCCGCTACCGGCTGCCTCCACCGTCCGCCCGAAGGACTACGCCGCACTGGCTGACCCGGCGGCGCTGGCCGGCAAGCGCTTCGGCGTACCGCGCATGTATCTGGGAGAAGATCCGGCCTTTCCGATCCAACTGCGCCCCAGCGTGCGTCGGCTCTGGGACTCCGCCCGGCACCGGCTCGAAGCCCTGGGCGCCACGGTCCTGGAGGTCGACTTCCCGCTGATCGAAAAATACGAGGGCACCACCCCGGGTGGTGAGCAGCTAGAGGCCCTCGGGGTGCTGCCACAAGATTGGTTGGAGCAAGAATTTAACCAGATCCTCGCCCACGGCTGGGATACCTTCCTGCGCGAAAACAATGACCCCGAATTAAACCGGCTGGCCCAGGTTGACCATCTGCGCATCTTCCCGGCCCCAGCCGGGTCATTACCCGATCGCTACGACGAGGTTCCAGACTACGAAAACCGCTACCGCGACGTGGTGCAACAGTCCAAGGACGGACTACTTCCTCCGGAGCAATTACCGAATTTCGCGGCGGGGCTCAACGCCTTGGAAACGCTGCGTGCCGAACTCTTCGAACGCTGGCTCAGAGAGCACAATCTTGATGGAGTGATCTTCCCGGCCAACGCCGATGTGGCTGCCGCCGATGCCGATACCAACCCCGCAGCAGCCGACCGGGCGTGGGAAAACGGGCTCTTCTTCTCAAACGGCAACTACGCCATGCGTCACCTGGGTATCCCCTCCGTCACCGTGGCCATGGGGGTCATGGAGGACATCGGTATGCCGGTGGGACTCACCTTTGCCGGACCGGCCTACACCGACGGCGCGATCTTGGCCTGGGGCTGGGCGTTTGAAGCCGCCGGCACACTACGTGCGGCGCCCGTGCTGGCCCCCGAACTTCTCAGTGACCGCCACGTGGCGGGGCGCCAGAGCGCAGAGCCACGTGGCGGCGAAGAACCTCGGATCACCATCGGAGGCGAAGTGGATCCGCGAACCTACCACGAGGGCGCCCGCAGATTGCTGCTCTCCGGAGAGATCGCTGCTGCCGAGGACGCAGTCATCGTCCTGACGGTTAATGGCGAACCGACGCTCGTGCGCCGGAGCGGAAACCGCTGGAACGCCACGGCGATCCTGCCTGCGGCGGTGGAACCCGCGGCGAGTGGCTCAAATCCGCCCGCCCGCATCCTCGCGGTCATCCACGTGGTGAATCCGGATGGTGCTGCGGCCGGTGACTTCACCGAAATTTAG
- a CDS encoding TIGR03085 family metal-binding protein gives MHFVPASREVLAEVLLAAGPTAPTLCAGWQTRHLAAHLVLRERSLLAAGLLLKPLAHRMETELAKRADLAQDRNEYAVLVHEFLAGAPKYSPLANSGVDRSANLSEFFIHTEDVRRASDRWAPRMLDATYEELLWKDLLRRATLYYRHSNVGIILVRPDGQRHVARKSATSVAIIGLPGELLLHASGRRDEALVTFEGSDEAIALLLASN, from the coding sequence ATGCATTTCGTCCCAGCCTCGCGTGAAGTATTGGCCGAAGTCCTGCTGGCGGCAGGACCCACGGCCCCCACCCTGTGTGCCGGGTGGCAAACCCGTCACCTCGCAGCCCATTTAGTGCTGCGCGAACGCTCACTGCTGGCCGCCGGCCTGCTGCTGAAGCCGTTGGCCCACCGCATGGAAACTGAGCTGGCCAAGCGCGCCGATCTTGCGCAAGACCGCAACGAGTATGCCGTGCTGGTCCACGAATTCCTGGCCGGGGCACCGAAATACTCCCCGCTCGCCAATTCCGGTGTTGACCGTTCGGCCAACCTCTCCGAGTTCTTCATTCACACCGAGGACGTACGTCGGGCGAGCGACCGTTGGGCCCCGCGCATGCTTGATGCAACGTATGAGGAATTGTTGTGGAAGGACCTCTTGCGCCGGGCGACGCTTTACTACCGCCACTCGAACGTCGGCATCATTTTGGTGCGCCCCGATGGCCAACGCCATGTGGCACGCAAGAGCGCAACATCCGTGGCCATCATCGGCCTCCCCGGTGAACTGCTGCTCCACGCTTCCGGGCGCCGCGATGAGGCGTTGGTGACCTTCGAAGGTTCCGATGAAGCCATCGCCCTGCTGCTGGCCTCGAACTAG
- the hisI gene encoding phosphoribosyl-AMP cyclohydrolase, whose product MSQTPAFAAPASVNGHLSAEISAALKKDDAGLVAAIIQQHGTNEVLMLGWMNEEALRRTLSTGRVTFWSRSRNEFWRKGDTSGHSQMVRSVALDCDGDALLVVVDQIGAACHTGTHTCFDGRELPAVVGRKVS is encoded by the coding sequence ATGTCTCAGACCCCAGCCTTCGCCGCCCCCGCCTCAGTGAACGGGCACTTGTCCGCCGAGATTTCAGCCGCGCTGAAGAAGGATGACGCCGGTTTGGTGGCAGCCATCATTCAGCAGCATGGCACCAATGAGGTGTTGATGCTCGGCTGGATGAACGAGGAAGCGCTCCGCCGCACCCTGAGCACCGGACGCGTCACCTTCTGGTCCCGTTCGCGTAACGAATTCTGGCGCAAGGGAGATACCTCCGGGCACTCCCAGATGGTCAGGTCGGTGGCCCTTGACTGTGACGGCGACGCCCTGTTGGTGGTTGTTGATCAGATCGGCGCCGCGTGCCACACCGGAACCCACACCTGCTTCGACGGCCGTGAACTTCCCGCCGTGGTGGGACGCAAAGTCTCCTAG
- a CDS encoding anthranilate synthase component I has protein sequence MQALGALTPTREQFRAFAADRRVIPVSMRVLADALTPISIYRRLAGGRPGTFLMESAAAGGVWSRYSFIGVNSPATLTTLDGKAHWQGTPPQGLPCEGNPVEVLRDTVRALRTVPLDGLPPLTSGMVGFIGWEAVRHWEKLPNPPVDDLHLPELAMNLVGDMAVHDNTDGTLTLIANAINFNGTSEGVDGAYDHAVQRLSDMLDALSVAAENPVSVLSGTDVPADELMNAVTHSWDEDSYRSAVLRGKEAIVEGEVFQVVVSRRFELETHADPLDVYRILRGTNPSPYMYLFNLRDAHDKPYSIVGSSPEALVTVNDDHVVTHPIAGSRPRGANYEDDQQHEKNLLNDEKERAEHLMLVDLSRNDLSKVCVPGSVEVTQFMEVERFSHIMHLVSNVVGKLAPGHDGYDVLAATFPAGTLSGAPKPRALSLLDELEPYRRGIYGGVVGYLDFAGDMDMAIAIRSALIKGNRAYVQAGGGIVADSNLDAEALETINKSAAPLRAVWAAGTMAPAQVDGNNA, from the coding sequence ATGCAAGCTCTCGGCGCTCTGACCCCCACCCGCGAGCAGTTCCGCGCATTCGCCGCGGATCGCCGCGTCATTCCCGTTTCGATGCGGGTGCTTGCCGACGCACTCACCCCCATCTCCATCTACCGCAGGCTGGCAGGCGGACGCCCCGGCACCTTCCTGATGGAATCGGCCGCGGCCGGGGGAGTGTGGTCACGCTACTCCTTCATCGGCGTGAATTCCCCCGCCACCCTGACCACGCTGGACGGAAAAGCACATTGGCAGGGCACCCCACCGCAGGGCCTGCCCTGTGAGGGAAACCCGGTTGAGGTTTTGCGTGACACCGTGAGGGCATTGCGCACCGTACCGCTGGACGGGCTGCCACCGCTGACCAGCGGCATGGTGGGCTTCATCGGCTGGGAAGCGGTACGTCATTGGGAAAAGCTTCCCAACCCACCGGTTGATGACCTGCACCTGCCCGAGCTGGCCATGAACCTCGTGGGGGACATGGCCGTGCACGATAACACCGACGGCACCCTGACGCTCATCGCCAACGCCATCAACTTCAATGGAACCTCCGAGGGGGTTGACGGCGCCTACGACCACGCGGTGCAGCGCCTTTCGGACATGCTTGACGCGCTCAGCGTTGCCGCCGAAAACCCGGTCTCGGTACTTTCGGGCACCGACGTCCCGGCCGATGAACTCATGAATGCCGTCACCCACTCCTGGGATGAGGATTCCTACCGCAGCGCGGTACTGCGCGGCAAGGAAGCCATCGTGGAGGGCGAGGTATTCCAGGTGGTGGTCTCGCGCCGCTTTGAGCTTGAAACGCATGCGGACCCGCTGGATGTCTACCGGATCCTGCGCGGCACCAACCCGAGCCCCTACATGTACCTGTTTAACCTGCGCGACGCCCACGACAAGCCCTACTCCATCGTGGGATCCTCACCCGAGGCGTTGGTGACCGTCAACGATGACCACGTGGTGACGCACCCGATCGCCGGCTCACGTCCGCGCGGGGCGAACTACGAGGACGATCAGCAGCATGAGAAGAACCTGCTGAACGATGAGAAGGAGCGCGCCGAGCACCTGATGCTCGTTGATCTCTCGCGCAATGATCTCTCCAAGGTCTGCGTGCCGGGCTCGGTGGAGGTCACCCAGTTCATGGAGGTCGAACGCTTCAGCCACATCATGCACCTGGTCTCCAACGTGGTGGGCAAACTGGCCCCGGGGCACGACGGCTACGATGTGCTCGCTGCCACCTTCCCCGCCGGCACCCTCTCCGGGGCGCCCAAACCACGCGCCCTATCGCTACTGGATGAACTCGAGCCGTACCGCCGCGGCATTTATGGCGGAGTCGTGGGCTACCTGGACTTCGCCGGAGACATGGACATGGCCATCGCCATCCGCTCCGCGCTGATCAAGGGCAACCGAGCCTACGTCCAGGCTGGTGGCGGCATCGTTGCCGATTCCAACCTCGACGCCGAGGCCCTGGAAACCATCAACAAGTCGGCCGCGCCCCTGCGGGCCGTGTGGGCCGCCGGAACCATGGCACCGGCACAAGTGGACGGCAACAACGCATGA
- a CDS encoding Trp biosynthesis-associated membrane protein, translating to MSNKKTGRLGTKRNVMLLGLLGAVVALATSTRIWITVQPQMGNVKIPLIEVAGSDAATAVAALAVVALAGSLAAMIAGKVARYIIAVILLLVGAGVIASALSVVVDPVAAASTKVGEATGLNAAGADYALSIWPYVAVLGGIILIVNAAVLAVAGRHWAGSRKYARDAQTVRDQAAAPSGNGQIDEISGWDSLSRGDDPTG from the coding sequence ATGAGCAACAAAAAAACCGGGCGCCTCGGCACCAAGCGCAACGTGATGCTGTTGGGATTGCTCGGTGCCGTTGTTGCGCTGGCCACCAGCACCCGGATCTGGATCACGGTGCAGCCGCAGATGGGCAACGTGAAGATCCCGCTGATCGAGGTGGCCGGATCCGACGCCGCCACGGCCGTCGCGGCACTCGCCGTGGTGGCGCTGGCCGGCTCGCTGGCCGCCATGATCGCCGGCAAGGTGGCGCGGTACATCATCGCGGTGATCCTGCTACTGGTGGGCGCGGGCGTCATCGCCTCGGCTCTTTCGGTGGTGGTTGACCCCGTCGCCGCCGCCTCCACCAAGGTGGGGGAGGCCACCGGGCTGAATGCCGCGGGCGCCGACTATGCCCTGAGTATCTGGCCGTATGTGGCGGTGCTCGGCGGCATCATTCTGATCGTTAACGCGGCGGTGCTCGCGGTGGCCGGACGGCACTGGGCCGGTTCGCGGAAGTACGCCCGGGACGCCCAGACCGTCCGCGATCAGGCGGCAGCACCCAGCGGTAACGGACAAATTGATGAAATTTCCGGTTGGGACTCGCTCTCACGCGGGGATGACCCCACCGGCTAA
- a CDS encoding HGxxPAAW family protein, which yields MANANTQIDPMHGEEIGHGNSKAAWAAIAVMMVGFIVGCIAFAGHNPTVVYIGVGIVFLGLIVGWIMKKAGYGVNGAKSGSAH from the coding sequence ATGGCAAACGCCAACACTCAGATCGATCCGATGCACGGCGAAGAAATTGGCCACGGCAACTCGAAGGCGGCCTGGGCCGCTATCGCCGTGATGATGGTCGGCTTTATTGTCGGTTGCATCGCCTTCGCCGGGCACAACCCCACCGTCGTTTACATCGGCGTCGGCATCGTCTTCCTTGGCCTCATCGTCGGCTGGATCATGAAGAAGGCAGGCTACGGCGTGAACGGCGCCAAGTCGGGTTCCGCGCACTAG
- the trpC gene encoding indole-3-glycerol phosphate synthase TrpC: MSVLSDIIAGVRIDLDARRSILDQSGIEAHAAAAAPALDAYAALGGHLDPTQRDTTLRVISEVKRKSPSKGALAQIAEPAVLAASYEAGGASVISVLTEQRRFGGSLADLDAVRGAVKIPVLRKDFTVDAYQIYEARAHGADLVLLIVAALDDATMREFLELTHALGMNALVETHTPEEIARAINLGARIIGVNVRNLKTLEVDRENFGRLIELIPTDVVIVAESGVQDVSDVQYYAQLGADAILVGEALVKDADPRAAVEHFITAGTAAKPARAN; this comes from the coding sequence GTGAGTGTACTGAGCGATATCATCGCGGGCGTTCGGATTGATCTGGACGCCCGTCGGTCCATCCTCGACCAGAGCGGTATCGAGGCGCACGCCGCTGCCGCGGCCCCGGCCCTGGACGCTTATGCGGCACTGGGTGGACACCTCGATCCGACCCAACGCGATACCACGCTGCGGGTGATCTCCGAGGTCAAGCGCAAATCGCCATCCAAGGGTGCGCTGGCGCAGATCGCAGAACCCGCAGTCCTGGCCGCCTCCTATGAGGCCGGAGGCGCATCGGTGATCTCCGTGCTGACCGAGCAGCGCCGTTTTGGCGGCTCACTGGCCGACCTTGATGCGGTTCGCGGCGCCGTGAAAATCCCGGTATTACGCAAGGACTTCACGGTTGATGCCTACCAAATTTATGAGGCTCGCGCGCACGGGGCGGATCTGGTGCTGCTCATTGTTGCGGCCCTTGACGACGCCACGATGCGCGAATTTTTGGAGCTCACCCACGCGCTGGGCATGAATGCCCTGGTGGAAACGCACACGCCGGAAGAAATCGCCCGGGCGATTAACCTCGGTGCGCGGATCATCGGGGTGAACGTGCGCAATCTCAAGACCCTGGAGGTTGACCGTGAAAACTTCGGCCGCCTCATCGAACTGATCCCCACCGATGTTGTCATCGTGGCGGAATCCGGCGTGCAGGACGTTTCCGATGTGCAGTATTACGCGCAGCTGGGAGCCGACGCCATTCTCGTGGGCGAGGCCCTGGTGAAGGATGCAGATCCGCGCGCGGCAGTGGAACACTTCATCACCGCAGGCACGGCAGCCAAGCCGGCTCGCGCCAACTGA
- the trpB gene encoding tryptophan synthase subunit beta has translation MTGEPEVGKNQPATDPSHSLRHAAGPYFGAYGGRWMPESLIAAMDQLNDTFEAAKADPSFIAEVKELNKNYSGRPSLLTEAKRFSEVACGGVRVFLKREDLNHTGSHKINNVLGQALLAKRMGKTRIIAETGAGQHGVASATAAALMGLECVVYMGAEDTRRQSLNVARMQLLGATVIPVTAGSQTLKDAINEALRDWVANVENTHYLLGTAAGGHPFPAMVRYFHEVIGEEAREQILAQVGRLPDAVAACIGGGSNAIGIFHGFLDDPEVELFGFEAGGDGVDTPRHAATITLGRPGVLHGAKSYLMQDEDGQTVESHSISAGLDYPGVGPEHAYLSDIGRVHYEPVTDTEAMDAFSLLCRTEGIIPAIESSHALAGVLKIAARKIAAGAVPEETIIIANLSGRGDKDVGTAAEWFNLIETDAKDAK, from the coding sequence ATGACCGGTGAACCAGAGGTGGGCAAGAACCAGCCCGCCACCGATCCCTCGCATTCGCTGCGGCACGCGGCCGGCCCCTACTTCGGCGCCTACGGCGGACGCTGGATGCCCGAATCCCTGATCGCCGCCATGGACCAGCTTAACGACACGTTTGAGGCCGCCAAGGCCGATCCGTCGTTCATCGCCGAGGTCAAGGAACTGAACAAGAACTACTCGGGCCGTCCCTCCCTGCTGACCGAGGCCAAGCGCTTCTCCGAGGTTGCCTGCGGCGGGGTGCGCGTCTTCCTCAAGCGCGAGGACTTGAACCACACCGGTAGCCACAAGATCAACAATGTGCTCGGTCAGGCATTGCTGGCCAAGCGCATGGGCAAAACCCGGATCATCGCCGAGACCGGTGCCGGACAGCACGGTGTTGCCTCGGCCACCGCTGCGGCCCTGATGGGCCTCGAATGCGTGGTCTACATGGGTGCCGAAGACACCCGTCGGCAGTCGCTGAACGTGGCACGGATGCAGCTGCTCGGTGCCACGGTGATCCCCGTGACCGCCGGATCCCAGACGCTGAAGGACGCCATCAACGAGGCCCTGCGTGACTGGGTCGCCAACGTGGAGAACACCCACTACCTTTTGGGTACCGCGGCCGGCGGACACCCGTTCCCGGCCATGGTGCGCTACTTCCACGAGGTCATCGGCGAAGAGGCCCGCGAACAGATTTTGGCTCAGGTGGGGCGGCTGCCCGACGCCGTGGCTGCCTGCATTGGCGGTGGATCCAACGCGATTGGCATCTTCCACGGCTTCCTTGACGATCCGGAGGTTGAGCTGTTCGGCTTCGAAGCCGGTGGCGACGGTGTTGATACACCCCGCCACGCGGCAACCATCACCCTGGGACGCCCCGGTGTGCTGCACGGTGCCAAGAGCTACCTGATGCAGGACGAGGACGGGCAGACCGTCGAGTCGCACTCGATCTCCGCCGGACTGGATTACCCGGGTGTTGGCCCCGAACATGCCTACCTTTCGGACATCGGCCGGGTGCACTACGAACCGGTCACCGACACCGAGGCCATGGACGCGTTCTCGCTGCTGTGCCGCACCGAGGGCATCATTCCCGCCATCGAGTCCTCCCACGCGCTGGCCGGTGTGCTGAAGATTGCCGCACGCAAGATTGCCGCCGGCGCGGTTCCGGAAGAGACCATCATCATCGCTAACCTTTCGGGGCGTGGCGATAAGGACGTTGGCACCGCCGCCGAATGGTTTAACCTCATTGAGACCGACGCTAAGGACGCCAAGTGA